A window from Variovorax sp. PBL-E5 encodes these proteins:
- a CDS encoding FHA domain-containing protein, with protein sequence MSRLIVLARHNSVKQVNIRGPLTTIGRDPACGVHIDSRSVSRHHAAIRWTGDRFMLTDTSSRNGTFVNKERIWEHALKNGDAITVGDCQLRFLYDTQFLPREEALRLATVFDDFMDTDAARQGSLRAAFFSRGNAPRYA encoded by the coding sequence ATGTCCAGACTCATCGTTCTAGCCCGACACAACAGCGTGAAGCAGGTCAATATCCGCGGGCCGCTCACGACCATCGGGCGCGATCCCGCCTGCGGTGTCCACATCGACAGCCGGAGCGTCAGCCGGCACCATGCGGCGATCCGCTGGACCGGCGACCGCTTCATGTTGACGGACACGTCGAGCCGCAACGGCACTTTCGTCAACAAGGAACGGATCTGGGAGCATGCGCTGAAGAATGGCGATGCGATCACCGTGGGGGACTGCCAGCTGCGCTTCCTGTACGACACGCAGTTCCTGCCCCGAGAGGAAGCCTTGCGCCTGGCGACCGTGTTCGACGACTTCATGGACACCGACGCGGCGCGCCAGGGAAGCCTGCGTGCGGCATTCTTCAGCCGGGGCAACGCACCCAGGTACGCCTGA
- a CDS encoding thermonuclease family protein: protein MIPALHRGAHPSVPRALAAILLALAALHAQAERIDGRVVTVADGDTIVVLDALKVQHRIRLGAIDAPEWSQPFGRRSRASLAQLIAGKTVQVQVDRLDRYGRSVGVVRLGEIDVNRMQIERGMAWWYRQYAGEQRIPDRLAYERAERDAHRARRGLWSDAQPVPPWTWRTRHR from the coding sequence GTGATTCCCGCGCTGCATCGCGGCGCGCATCCGTCCGTCCCTCGAGCCCTGGCCGCCATCCTGCTGGCGCTGGCGGCCCTTCATGCACAGGCCGAACGGATCGACGGCCGCGTCGTCACCGTGGCCGATGGCGACACGATCGTGGTGCTCGATGCCTTGAAGGTGCAGCACCGCATCCGACTCGGCGCCATCGACGCGCCCGAATGGAGCCAGCCCTTCGGCCGCCGCTCGCGCGCGAGCCTGGCGCAACTGATCGCCGGCAAGACCGTGCAGGTGCAGGTGGACCGGCTCGACCGCTACGGCCGTTCGGTGGGCGTGGTGCGGCTGGGCGAGATCGACGTGAACCGGATGCAGATCGAGCGCGGCATGGCGTGGTGGTATCGCCAATACGCCGGCGAACAACGCATCCCCGATCGCCTGGCCTACGAGCGCGCCGAACGCGACGCGCACCGGGCCCGGCGCGGGCTCTGGAGCGATGCCCAGCCGGTGCCGCCCTGGACATGGCGGACCCGGCACCGCTGA
- a CDS encoding NAD/NADP-dependent octopine/nopaline dehydrogenase family protein has translation MKIAILGGGHGCYAAAADLSEAGHEVRLWRRDAAALAAVIEAGSIRLKDAEGARDVKIAAAAADIGDALRGAELIVIPSPAIAQADIARAMAPHLADGQVVFLPPGTFGSYVMAQIAREAGSRADVAWAETGTLPYLARKHGEREVNVTVRAVRLPTGVYPARKEKEAIARIREAYPSVHGCGDALSGALMNAGPVIHPPLMVMNAAPLQHFERWDIHNEGTQRAVRAVTDRLDLERIAVREAFGHTAPHYPLADHYNNDQWMYGDAHKQLVKSGDWRENIDLYGHRYITEDTELGLAFLASAARHAGVDAPIAHGLLAIVGGFLGRDLRQGARTFEALGLSGLSRDALKERLHDGA, from the coding sequence ATGAAAATTGCCATCCTGGGCGGAGGCCACGGCTGCTATGCCGCCGCCGCCGACCTGTCCGAAGCCGGCCATGAGGTGCGCCTCTGGCGTCGCGATGCGGCGGCGCTCGCTGCTGTCATCGAGGCCGGTTCGATTCGCCTGAAAGACGCCGAGGGCGCGCGCGACGTGAAGATCGCCGCCGCCGCCGCGGACATCGGCGACGCCCTGCGCGGCGCCGAGCTGATCGTGATCCCATCGCCCGCGATCGCGCAGGCGGACATCGCGCGTGCGATGGCGCCGCACCTGGCCGACGGCCAGGTCGTCTTCCTGCCGCCGGGCACCTTCGGCAGCTACGTGATGGCCCAGATCGCGCGGGAGGCCGGCAGCCGCGCCGACGTGGCGTGGGCCGAAACCGGCACGCTGCCGTACCTCGCGCGTAAGCACGGCGAGCGCGAGGTCAACGTCACCGTGCGCGCGGTGCGCCTGCCGACCGGCGTCTATCCGGCGCGCAAGGAAAAGGAAGCGATCGCGCGGATCCGCGAGGCCTACCCCAGCGTGCATGGCTGCGGCGACGCGCTGTCGGGCGCGCTGATGAACGCGGGCCCGGTGATCCACCCGCCGCTGATGGTGATGAACGCCGCGCCGCTGCAGCACTTCGAGCGCTGGGACATCCACAACGAAGGCACGCAGCGCGCGGTCCGCGCCGTGACCGACCGGCTCGACCTGGAGCGCATCGCGGTGCGCGAGGCCTTCGGCCATACCGCCCCGCACTACCCGCTGGCCGACCACTACAACAACGACCAGTGGATGTACGGCGACGCCCACAAGCAGCTCGTGAAGTCGGGCGACTGGCGCGAGAACATCGACCTCTATGGCCATCGCTACATCACCGAGGACACCGAGCTCGGCCTCGCCTTCCTCGCCTCGGCCGCGCGCCATGCCGGCGTCGATGCGCCGATCGCGCACGGCCTGCTGGCCATCGTCGGCGGCTTTCTGGGCCGCGACCTGCGCCAGGGCGCGCGCACCTTCGAAGCGCTGGGCCTGAGCGGGCTGAGCCGCGATGCGCTGAAAGAGCGTCTGCATGACGGCGCCTGA
- a CDS encoding 3-hydroxybutyryl-CoA dehydrogenase, translating to MTAPESAPRFAAVGAGRMGRGIAIAFAYAGHRISLIDLRVRDDAAWHALRDEARAEIESSLHGLARLGVFAGEQVPAIAARVEIVRADDAPRALAAAELVFEGVPETLAAKREAFAQINAHCRDDAILTSTTSSILVTQIAEFVKRPERFLNIHWLNPAYVIPVVELSHHAGTDPAVLARARALMESIGKLPVVCGPTPGYIVPRLQALVMNEAARMIEEGAATAEEIDKATRFGLGLRFAALGVVEFIDFGGADILHHASREMSASIDAARYQAPAILDRMMSEGRLGLKTGSGFYDYQGRDVAAYRGDVLLRTLGMLRHAGLWQPPADKTID from the coding sequence ATGACGGCGCCTGAGTCCGCGCCGCGCTTCGCGGCCGTCGGTGCCGGTCGCATGGGGCGCGGCATCGCGATCGCCTTCGCCTATGCCGGCCATCGTATCTCGCTCATCGACCTGCGCGTGCGCGACGACGCGGCATGGCACGCACTGCGCGACGAGGCGCGCGCCGAGATCGAATCCAGCCTGCACGGCCTGGCCCGGCTCGGCGTGTTCGCCGGCGAGCAGGTGCCTGCGATCGCGGCTCGCGTCGAAATCGTGCGGGCCGACGACGCGCCGCGTGCGCTGGCAGCGGCGGAACTGGTGTTCGAAGGCGTGCCCGAAACGCTCGCCGCCAAGCGCGAGGCCTTCGCGCAGATCAATGCGCATTGCCGCGACGATGCGATCCTCACCTCGACCACCAGCAGCATCCTGGTCACGCAGATCGCCGAGTTCGTGAAACGACCCGAGCGCTTCCTCAACATCCATTGGCTGAATCCGGCCTACGTGATCCCGGTGGTCGAGCTGAGCCATCACGCCGGCACCGACCCGGCCGTGCTCGCGCGCGCCAGGGCGCTGATGGAATCGATCGGCAAGCTGCCCGTGGTCTGCGGCCCGACGCCGGGCTACATCGTGCCGCGGCTGCAGGCGCTGGTGATGAACGAAGCGGCGCGCATGATCGAGGAGGGCGCTGCCACCGCCGAGGAGATCGACAAGGCCACGCGCTTCGGCCTCGGCCTGCGCTTCGCGGCGCTCGGCGTGGTCGAGTTCATCGACTTCGGCGGCGCCGACATCCTGCATCACGCGAGCCGCGAGATGTCGGCCTCGATCGATGCCGCGCGCTACCAGGCGCCCGCCATCCTCGACCGCATGATGAGCGAGGGCCGCCTCGGCCTCAAGACCGGCAGCGGCTTCTACGACTACCAGGGCCGCGACGTCGCGGCCTACCGCGGCGACGTGTTGTTGCGCACGCTCGGCATGCTCAGGCATGCGGGCCTGTGGCAACCGCCCGCCGACAAGACCATCGATTGA
- a CDS encoding alpha/beta fold hydrolase produces the protein MSAPRIRRAFADLSIGQVHHASAGDPAAPAVLFLHQSPRSWTEYRTVLPLVGQRYHAIAMDTVGFGDSAPLPWPPSIERWAQVAAELLDALGIRRAHVVGHHTGGVIAVELAAAFPERVASLVLSSTPFTDEAFRRARAGRPPIDAVERREDGAHLMQMWRNRQSFYPKGRPDLLEAFVLDGLKASGDIEGGHRAVASYRMEDRIGRVTQPVLVVRAPDDPFASPHAAELAAHLHDARVVDIEGGMVPLPDQLPEAFARAVLDFLDGLR, from the coding sequence ATGAGCGCACCGCGCATTCGCCGCGCCTTCGCCGACCTGTCGATCGGGCAGGTCCACCATGCATCCGCCGGCGATCCGGCCGCGCCCGCGGTGCTGTTCCTGCACCAGTCGCCGCGCAGCTGGACCGAGTACCGCACGGTGCTGCCCCTCGTCGGCCAGCGCTACCACGCGATCGCGATGGACACGGTGGGCTTCGGCGATTCGGCGCCGCTGCCCTGGCCGCCGAGCATCGAGCGCTGGGCGCAGGTCGCTGCCGAGCTGCTCGATGCGCTCGGCATTCGCCGTGCGCATGTCGTGGGCCATCACACCGGCGGCGTCATCGCCGTCGAGCTGGCCGCGGCCTTTCCCGAGCGCGTCGCCTCGCTGGTGCTCTCGTCCACGCCGTTCACCGACGAGGCTTTCCGCCGTGCGCGCGCCGGGCGGCCGCCGATCGATGCGGTCGAACGCCGCGAAGACGGCGCGCACCTGATGCAGATGTGGCGCAACCGGCAATCCTTCTATCCGAAGGGACGGCCCGATCTGCTGGAGGCTTTCGTGCTCGACGGCCTGAAGGCATCGGGCGACATCGAGGGCGGACATCGCGCGGTGGCCTCGTACCGCATGGAAGACCGCATCGGCCGCGTCACGCAACCGGTGCTCGTCGTGCGCGCGCCGGACGATCCGTTCGCGTCGCCACATGCCGCCGAGCTGGCCGCGCACCTGCATGACGCGCGTGTCGTCGACATCGAGGGCGGCATGGTGCCGCTGCCCGACCAGTTGCCCGAGGCCTTCGCGCGCGCGGTGCTCGATTTCCTGGACGGCCTGCGATGA
- a CDS encoding quinone oxidoreductase family protein yields MKAVRIHGWSQPPSIEEIDPPARSAGRSLVRMQAATVGHIDRTVWGGRFLRHPPLPYVPGVEAAGIVIESDRFQAGQRVWLRGAGLGTLTDGTWRECIAAPDEALGLLPDNVPMPLGAAFFSPCTSAWVALHEIAKLQAGERVLVTGATGAVGSLVLQLALELGAKASAVVSDAAAAAALPAGVDAVVFDGAADALSGLGVDALIDTVGGPVLAAALPAVVAGGRAVLIGYTAGNELRLELANFMLRDVSLLPLNMFRRDAVGRAMAPALLARLGDGRLRLEVRSFALSEAASALEWIAQRGHRGRAVLVPDPAVA; encoded by the coding sequence ATGAAGGCCGTGCGCATCCACGGCTGGAGCCAGCCGCCTTCGATCGAAGAGATCGATCCGCCTGCGCGCAGCGCAGGACGGAGCCTCGTGCGGATGCAGGCGGCGACGGTCGGCCACATCGACCGCACGGTCTGGGGCGGACGCTTTCTGCGGCATCCGCCGCTGCCCTATGTGCCCGGCGTCGAAGCGGCCGGCATCGTGATCGAGAGCGATCGCTTCCAGGCTGGCCAGCGCGTCTGGCTGCGCGGCGCCGGTCTCGGCACGCTGACTGACGGCACCTGGCGCGAATGCATCGCCGCGCCCGACGAAGCGCTCGGCCTCCTGCCCGACAACGTCCCGATGCCGCTCGGCGCGGCCTTCTTCTCGCCCTGCACCTCGGCCTGGGTCGCGCTGCATGAGATCGCCAAACTCCAGGCTGGCGAGCGCGTGCTCGTGACGGGGGCCACCGGCGCGGTCGGATCGCTGGTCCTGCAACTGGCGCTCGAACTCGGCGCGAAGGCGAGCGCGGTCGTGAGCGACGCGGCCGCTGCGGCCGCGCTGCCGGCTGGTGTGGACGCCGTGGTGTTCGACGGCGCAGCCGACGCGCTGTCCGGGCTCGGTGTCGATGCGCTGATCGACACGGTCGGCGGACCGGTGCTGGCGGCCGCGCTGCCGGCAGTCGTCGCCGGCGGTCGCGCGGTGCTGATCGGTTACACCGCCGGCAACGAACTCAGGCTGGAGCTCGCGAACTTCATGCTGCGCGACGTCAGCCTGCTGCCGCTCAACATGTTCCGGCGCGATGCCGTCGGCCGCGCGATGGCGCCGGCCTTGCTGGCGCGATTGGGCGATGGCCGCCTGCGGCTCGAGGTTCGAAGCTTCGCGCTGTCCGAAGCGGCGAGCGCGCTCGAATGGATCGCGCAGCGCGGGCACCGCGGCCGCGCGGTGCTGGTGCCGGACCCCGCTGTCGCGTGA
- a CDS encoding esterase/lipase family protein, with translation MHVILVHGLGRTSASMLLLAGRLRSAGMTTHLFGYSAAFERWRPCVERLRRFIAARTQGERFIVVGHSLGGVLLRAALPGLACAPELGVFLAPPSTASRFAVKLSKWWLFRLLTGEMGQLLARRDFMEGLPIPDIPLRIYAGTKGPRGRWTLFGNELNDGIVSVKEVQLGSMPLQLLPTFHTVIMNSRQVAADIATLVKP, from the coding sequence ATGCATGTCATCCTGGTTCACGGCCTGGGGCGCACATCCGCATCGATGCTGCTGCTCGCCGGGCGCTTGCGCTCGGCCGGCATGACCACCCATCTGTTCGGCTATTCGGCCGCGTTCGAGCGCTGGCGCCCTTGTGTCGAGCGTCTGCGCAGATTCATCGCCGCGCGCACGCAGGGCGAGCGCTTCATCGTCGTGGGGCATTCGCTGGGCGGTGTCCTGCTCAGGGCAGCGCTGCCGGGCCTGGCATGCGCGCCGGAACTCGGCGTCTTCCTCGCGCCGCCGAGCACGGCCTCCCGCTTCGCGGTCAAGCTGTCCAAGTGGTGGCTGTTTCGCTTGCTGACGGGCGAGATGGGCCAGTTGCTGGCACGCCGCGATTTCATGGAAGGCCTGCCGATTCCGGACATTCCCTTGCGCATCTATGCGGGCACCAAGGGTCCGCGCGGCCGGTGGACGCTGTTCGGCAACGAACTGAATGACGGCATCGTCTCGGTGAAGGAGGTGCAGCTGGGATCGATGCCCCTGCAACTGCTGCCGACCTTCCACACCGTCATCATGAATTCACGCCAGGTGGCCGCCGACATCGCGACGCTCGTGAAGCCGTAG
- a CDS encoding cupin domain-containing protein, with protein MQSASTRSVTAISPDRKVLTSQGLPYFIGISGHSAGALGLSMHLVVIPPGARSEPHLHEGHETAIYVLQGRVETLYGDGLAQSVISEAGDFLFIPPDVPHVAINLSATEPARAIVSRNDPAEQDKVRPYRMERRET; from the coding sequence ATGCAATCCGCTTCAACGCGCTCGGTCACGGCCATCAGCCCCGACCGCAAGGTGCTCACGAGCCAGGGCCTGCCCTACTTCATCGGCATCTCCGGCCACAGCGCCGGCGCGCTCGGGCTGTCGATGCATCTGGTGGTGATTCCGCCGGGCGCGCGCTCCGAGCCGCATCTTCACGAGGGCCATGAAACGGCGATCTACGTGCTGCAGGGGCGCGTCGAGACGCTGTACGGCGATGGGCTGGCGCAATCGGTGATCAGCGAGGCCGGCGACTTCCTGTTCATTCCACCCGACGTGCCGCACGTCGCAATCAACCTCAGTGCTACGGAGCCGGCGCGCGCCATCGTGTCGCGCAACGACCCGGCCGAGCAGGACAAGGTCCGGCCCTATCGCATGGAGCGCCGCGAGACCTGA
- a CDS encoding MarR family winged helix-turn-helix transcriptional regulator, giving the protein MPAKLPRNGTAAAAAVPRRFVDDYLPALLAQASHLISSEFHKVAREHGFSVSEWRVMATLAGGDAMSIGRLAQVAVMKQPTVTRMLDRMSASGHVERLPHDSDRRITLVRITEAGERTVKRLMELAREHEHRVLEPFGLASAEALKTTLRRMIELHENAPSEETQEDE; this is encoded by the coding sequence GTGCCCGCCAAGCTGCCGCGCAACGGCACGGCGGCCGCAGCGGCCGTGCCCCGGCGCTTCGTGGACGATTACCTGCCGGCGCTGCTGGCGCAGGCCAGCCACCTGATCTCGTCGGAATTCCACAAGGTCGCGCGCGAGCACGGTTTCTCGGTCTCGGAGTGGCGCGTGATGGCGACACTGGCCGGCGGCGATGCGATGAGCATCGGCCGGCTGGCGCAGGTGGCGGTGATGAAGCAGCCGACGGTCACGCGCATGCTCGACCGCATGAGCGCCAGCGGCCATGTCGAGCGCCTGCCCCACGACAGTGACCGCCGCATCACGCTGGTGCGCATCACCGAAGCCGGCGAGCGCACGGTGAAGCGGCTGATGGAACTCGCGCGCGAGCACGAGCACCGCGTGCTGGAGCCCTTCGGCCTGGCCAGCGCCGAGGCGCTGAAGACCACGCTGCGGCGGATGATCGAGCTGCACGAGAACGCGCCCTCGGAAGAGACGCAAGAGGACGAGTGA
- a CDS encoding thiamine pyrophosphate-dependent enzyme: MAERSFVEEVKKLRLGAGEVFSGEGILAVTKALLESGVAYVAGYQGAPISHLMDVLADAQDILAEQGIRFENSASEATAAATLAASVNYPLRGAVTFKATVGTNVASDALANLASGGVKGGALVIVGEDYGEGSSIMQERSHAFAMKSQIWLLDPRPNLPSIVEAVKQGFELSEASSTPVMLQLRIRACHVHGQFVASDNRPSAFTLKEALESPQRDTSRIVLPPASFTHEQEKVQDRWPAAVRFIEARRLNEFFAEDADDIGVIVQGGSYNTLVRVLERLGLADVYGQSKVPLYVMNVAYPVIDSEVVRFCKNKRAVLLVEEGQPNFVEQNLASILRQAGVGAALHGKDMLPVAGEYTAAAVLKGARAFFECYERVPPLPAPPRKIIPLTAVAPIGVDSAPEPSRPIEETVHARPPGFCTGCPERPIFSAMKLVERELGPHHISADIGCHLFSILPPFNLGNTTMGYGLGSAGAAALNVPAGKRAISMMGDGGFWHNGLTSGVANAVFNRSDNLTIVVDNNYTSATGGQDVLSSAAINPTRSTGHAIEQAVRGVGVKWVKTLRRTYDIEGMRDALREALTTTEKGPKVLIAQSECMLNKQRREKPLVRKAIADGKRMVREKFGVDADTCTGDHSCIRLSGCPSLSIKPNPDPLRTDPIATVLDSCVGCGVCGEVSHAAVLCPSFYKAQIVSNPNGWDRFRERVRAAVIGWLQRGDARRRERMAF, translated from the coding sequence ATGGCTGAACGGTCCTTTGTCGAGGAAGTGAAGAAACTGCGGCTCGGCGCCGGCGAGGTCTTCAGCGGCGAAGGCATCCTGGCGGTGACCAAGGCGCTGCTGGAGTCCGGCGTCGCCTACGTGGCCGGCTACCAGGGCGCGCCGATCTCGCATTTGATGGACGTGCTGGCCGACGCGCAGGACATCCTCGCGGAGCAGGGCATCCGCTTCGAGAACAGCGCCAGCGAAGCCACCGCCGCCGCGACGCTGGCCGCCTCGGTCAACTACCCGCTGCGCGGCGCGGTCACCTTCAAGGCCACGGTGGGTACCAACGTGGCGTCCGATGCGTTGGCCAACCTTGCCTCGGGCGGCGTGAAGGGTGGCGCGCTGGTGATCGTCGGCGAAGATTACGGCGAAGGCTCGTCGATCATGCAGGAGCGCAGCCATGCCTTCGCGATGAAGTCGCAGATCTGGCTGCTCGATCCGCGGCCCAACCTGCCGTCCATCGTCGAGGCGGTCAAGCAGGGCTTCGAGCTCTCGGAGGCCAGCAGCACGCCGGTGATGCTGCAGCTGCGCATCCGCGCCTGCCACGTGCATGGCCAGTTCGTCGCCTCGGACAACCGGCCCTCCGCCTTCACGCTGAAGGAGGCGCTCGAAAGCCCGCAGCGCGACACCAGCCGCATCGTGCTGCCGCCCGCGAGCTTCACGCACGAGCAGGAAAAGGTGCAGGACCGCTGGCCCGCGGCCGTGCGTTTCATCGAGGCGCGCCGGCTCAACGAATTCTTCGCCGAAGATGCCGACGACATCGGCGTCATCGTCCAGGGCGGCAGCTACAACACGCTGGTGCGCGTGCTCGAGCGGCTCGGCCTGGCCGACGTCTACGGCCAATCGAAGGTGCCGCTCTACGTGATGAACGTCGCCTACCCGGTGATCGACAGCGAGGTCGTGCGCTTCTGCAAGAACAAGCGCGCCGTGCTGCTGGTCGAGGAAGGCCAGCCCAATTTCGTCGAGCAGAACCTCGCATCCATCCTGCGCCAGGCCGGCGTCGGCGCCGCGCTGCACGGCAAGGACATGCTGCCGGTCGCCGGCGAATACACGGCGGCCGCGGTGCTCAAGGGCGCGCGCGCCTTCTTCGAGTGCTACGAGCGCGTGCCGCCATTGCCCGCGCCGCCACGCAAGATCATCCCGCTGACCGCGGTGGCGCCGATCGGGGTCGATTCGGCGCCGGAGCCCTCGCGCCCGATCGAGGAGACCGTGCATGCGCGCCCGCCGGGCTTCTGCACCGGCTGCCCCGAGCGGCCGATCTTCAGCGCGATGAAGCTGGTCGAGCGCGAGCTCGGCCCGCACCACATCAGCGCCGACATCGGCTGCCATCTGTTCTCGATCCTGCCGCCCTTCAACCTCGGCAACACCACCATGGGCTACGGCCTCGGCTCGGCCGGCGCCGCGGCGCTCAACGTGCCGGCCGGCAAGCGCGCGATCTCGATGATGGGCGACGGCGGCTTCTGGCACAACGGCCTGACGAGCGGCGTCGCCAACGCGGTCTTCAACCGCAGCGACAACCTCACGATCGTGGTCGACAACAACTACACCTCGGCCACCGGCGGACAGGACGTGCTGTCGTCCGCCGCGATCAATCCGACGCGCAGCACCGGCCACGCGATCGAGCAGGCGGTGCGCGGTGTCGGCGTCAAGTGGGTGAAGACCTTGCGCCGCACCTACGACATCGAAGGCATGCGCGATGCGTTGCGCGAAGCGCTGACGACAACGGAGAAGGGCCCGAAGGTCCTGATCGCGCAATCCGAATGCATGCTCAACAAGCAGCGCCGCGAAAAACCGCTGGTGCGCAAGGCGATCGCCGACGGCAAGCGCATGGTGCGCGAGAAGTTCGGCGTCGATGCCGACACCTGCACCGGCGACCATTCGTGCATTCGCCTCTCGGGCTGTCCTTCGCTGTCGATCAAGCCCAATCCCGACCCCTTGCGCACCGACCCGATCGCGACGGTGCTCGACAGCTGCGTGGGCTGCGGCGTCTGCGGCGAGGTCTCGCATGCGGCCGTGCTGTGCCCCTCGTTCTACAAGGCGCAGATCGTCAGCAACCCGAACGGCTGGGATCGCTTTCGCGAACGCGTGCGCGCGGCCGTGATCGGCTGGCTGCAGCGCGGCGATGCGCGGCGGCGCGAACGGATGGCGTTCTGA
- a CDS encoding indolepyruvate oxidoreductase subunit beta family protein, which produces MATQPIKIAILAMGGEGGGVLADWIVDLGEHNGFIAQTTSVPGVAQRTGATIYYVELYPGAQAAADGGQPVLALMPLPGDVDIVLASELMEAGRAVQRGLVTRDRTTLIASTHRVYSIAEKSAMGDGRVDSAQLLAHADGAAKRFIRFDMAEAAERAGSVISAVLFGALAGAGVLPFGRAQFEATVERGGVGVKPSLKAFGAAFDRAQKAPDADASETAPPPAAKPAPQPRDPAVRALVERVQQFPASAHEILFEGVRRLIDYQDPAYAGTYLDRMQKIHALQANDDGRLAETTARHLALWMSYEDTARVAALKTRATRFERVRGEARVQSGQVLAINEYMHPRLQEICETLPGGIGRWLMNSSAPRRLVERFTKKGRVIQTSSLHGFLMLRCVAGMKRWRRSTMRFTEENRLIEQWLARIAQTAAFNPALAVEIAECQRLVKGYSDTHERGLRNYEVVMEAAQRAGTALAPATLRELRDAALADEHGHKLRAALAQHALA; this is translated from the coding sequence ATGGCAACTCAACCTATCAAGATTGCGATCCTTGCCATGGGCGGCGAGGGCGGCGGCGTACTGGCCGATTGGATCGTCGATCTCGGCGAACACAACGGCTTCATCGCGCAGACCACCTCGGTGCCCGGCGTCGCGCAGCGCACCGGCGCGACCATCTACTACGTCGAGCTCTATCCCGGCGCGCAGGCCGCGGCCGATGGTGGCCAGCCGGTGCTGGCGCTGATGCCGTTGCCCGGCGACGTCGACATCGTGCTGGCCTCCGAGCTGATGGAAGCCGGCCGCGCGGTGCAGCGCGGACTGGTCACGCGCGATCGCACGACGCTGATCGCCTCGACCCACCGCGTCTACTCGATCGCCGAGAAAAGCGCGATGGGCGACGGCCGCGTCGATAGCGCGCAGCTGCTCGCGCATGCCGACGGCGCCGCCAAGCGCTTCATCCGTTTCGACATGGCCGAGGCCGCCGAACGCGCGGGCAGCGTGATCAGCGCCGTGCTGTTCGGTGCGCTCGCGGGCGCCGGCGTGCTGCCCTTCGGCCGGGCGCAGTTCGAGGCCACGGTGGAGCGCGGCGGCGTCGGCGTGAAGCCCAGCCTCAAAGCCTTCGGCGCTGCCTTCGATCGCGCGCAGAAAGCGCCGGACGCCGACGCATCGGAGACCGCGCCGCCGCCGGCCGCCAAGCCCGCGCCGCAGCCTCGCGATCCCGCCGTGCGCGCGCTGGTGGAGCGCGTGCAGCAGTTTCCGGCCTCGGCGCACGAGATCCTGTTCGAAGGCGTGCGCCGCCTGATCGACTACCAGGACCCGGCCTATGCCGGCACCTACCTCGACCGCATGCAGAAGATCCATGCGCTGCAAGCGAACGACGACGGCCGCCTCGCTGAAACGACCGCGCGCCATCTCGCGCTCTGGATGTCCTACGAGGACACGGCCCGCGTCGCCGCGCTGAAGACCCGCGCGACGCGCTTCGAGCGCGTGCGCGGCGAGGCGCGCGTGCAGTCCGGCCAGGTGCTGGCCATCAACGAATACATGCATCCGCGCCTGCAGGAAATCTGCGAAACGCTGCCCGGCGGCATCGGCCGCTGGCTGATGAATTCGAGCGCCCCGCGCCGGCTGGTCGAGCGCTTCACGAAGAAGGGCCGCGTGATCCAGACCAGCTCGCTGCACGGCTTCCTGATGCTGCGCTGCGTGGCCGGCATGAAGCGCTGGCGCCGCTCGACGATGCGCTTCACCGAGGAGAACCGGCTCATCGAGCAATGGCTGGCGCGCATCGCGCAGACGGCCGCCTTCAATCCTGCGCTGGCGGTCGAGATCGCGGAATGCCAGCGCCTCGTCAAGGGCTACAGCGACACCCACGAGCGCGGCCTGCGCAACTACGAGGTCGTGATGGAAGCTGCGCAGCGCGCCGGCACCGCGCTGGCGCCGGCCACGCTGCGCGAACTGCGCGACGCGGCGCTGGCCGACGAACATGGCCACAAGCTGCGCGCCGCGCTGGCGCAGCACGCACTCGCCTGA